A window of Magallana gigas chromosome 8, xbMagGiga1.1, whole genome shotgun sequence genomic DNA:
GCATTTATGAATGCAGCACTGGTAAGTTCATCGATGACCTCAATATGAATAGCTCGAGTTACAAGGCAGGTAAACAATATCGCCCAACGTTTCTGATTTGAACTTCCACCCCTTGTTTTTCGATGCACAACTGGCCATGGGCCAAAAGTGTCAACTCCCACATACGAAAATGGGGGGCACGGTTCACAACGATCCTCTGGAAGATCCGCCATATGCTGCCATCCTGGCTGTCCCCGAAGTTTACGACATACAACGCAAGTCCTTATCACTGAAGAGGTCATCCGTTTTGAATTCACTACCCAGAATCCGGCAGAACGTACAGCTCCCTCTGTAAAAAGTCTACCTTGATGGAATACCTTCTGATGTAAATGACGTATGATGAGATAACTAACATGATGGTTCTTTGGTAGGATAATAGGGTTACGCATGTTATCGTTTAGCACATCAACAGACACATTGTTCAACCGTCCACCAACACGTAACAGTCCATCTGCACCAATTTTTGGGCATAAAGATCTGATAGTACTAGAATGTGGAATGTCCAGGCACTTTTCAATGCATCGAAATTCTGTGCTGAATACATCTCTCTGAACTGACGCAATGATGGAACGTTCACTCTCCTTCAAGAGTTCCGAATCACTGGGACTATCAGGTAAGTTGTCAATGTTTTTCTGAGACTGTCGAATCATAAATTTCAGACGGGCGACTGAACGTATAAGCCTGTCCCACTTGGAAAATCTAGTGAACCTCTCAGAGAATACTTCTGTCTGACAAGTTGGTGGCTTTGTCTCATGATTTGACTGTGCTACATCTATTATGTCTGTCTTGTTGCTGATTAACAATGGGCGAATTTCCATATCACACCCTGGGTCCACTAATTCAAAGTGTTCAATTGGAGCACTGAGCGGGCTGGTTGGTCCACATATCCAGCTTGTATCTTGCAGCATAGAAGGGTGTACAGGCCTGGTGGCAACGTCTGCTGGATTAAGTTCAGATTGAACAAACTTCCATTGGGTTGGCATACTGAAGAGACGAATGCGTGCCACTCTGTTTCCCACGTACACATAGAATCTACGACTTTCGTTTGAGATATAGCCAAGTACTATCTGACTGTCCGAAAAGAAATGAAAGTCCTGTGGTGGGATGTTCAGCTGATCTCTCACAATCTCGGCAATTTCGGTTGCTAAAACTGCCGCACACAGTTCGAGCCGAGGGATAGTGTGCCCATGGGCGGGGGCAACCTTGGCTTTTCCAAGCAAGAAACTGATGCTTGACGTCTCATTTTCCTGAAGTTTGAGATATGCCACAGCAGCAATAATGTCCTTCGAAGCATCACAGAACACAAGCACTTCACGTCTGGTGGCATTGACAAAGGAGCTGCTGTAACTCCTCGGCACACAAAAGCTTTCCAGGTGACTCAGGGAATCTACCCATGATGACCATTCATCATGCAGAAATGCAGGCAACGGTTCATCCCAGTCCGTATTTGTCGTCACAGACATCATCTCTCGTAACAGTAACTTGCCTCTGATGACGACAGGCTGGGCAAAGCCAATCGGGTCATATACACTGTTTATAGTAGACAACAAGCCTCGTCTAGTGTATGCTTTTTCTACTGTGTTGACTTTAAAGGTAAATTCATCCATCTCTGTGTTCCATAATAATCCCAAGCTGCGTTGTACTGGAAGGGTATTCGACACAAAGTCAAGGTTTTTCAAGTTCTTTGCCAGGTCTTCTGGGGCAAATGAATCTAACACTCTCCTGCTATTGGAGCAAAACTTGTGAAGTCGAATGTTTCCGCCATCTTGTAGTGCTTCCTTGGTACGATGCACAAGGCTAATGGCCTCCTCTTCAGTTGCGCAGGATAAAAGGCCATCATCCACATAGAAGTTGTTACATACTAAATCCCTCACATCTTCTGGGGATCCCTCAACTGCCCTCCTGAGACCAAACGTTGCCACGGCCGGTGACGGGCTATTGCCGAAAACGTGAACCGTCATCTGAAAGTCCACCAATGGCTGGTCTAAGTCACTGTCCATGTGCCACAGGAATCGTAAGTAACGACGCTGGTCTTCTGGGACCTTGAAATTGTGAAACATCTGCTCAACGTCCATGGTGACTGCTATCTTTTCTCTTCGGAATCTTAGCAAGACACCAAGCAGGCTATTGCACAAATCAGGGCCTTGAAACAAAACACTGTTCAAGGACACATCTTGAAACTTGGCAGATGAGTCGAATACAATACGCACACTGTCTGGTTTCTTGGGATGATACACTGCAAACATAGGTAGGTACCATCGCTCCACTGACATAGGTAACTCAGGTGCTAACTCAGCATGCTGGTTCATGAGTAGTCTCTCCATGAATTCCTTAACTTGTTCATATTTGAGGTGATTACATCTCAAGCTAATGTCCAATGATCTGGCTCTTCGAAGAGCAAGTGACCTGTTGTCAGGTAAGACAGGTCTACAATGGCGAAAGGGTAACGGAGCTTGCCACTTGCCATCAGACGTTCTTTGGAAACCAGCATCCATGATATGTAGGAACTTACGATCTTCTATCGATAACCCTGGTTTCTCATCCCCTGGTATACGTTGAAAGATAGGCTCCTCTTCCACAATAAATTCACATTCACAGGGCTGTAAATACGTGGATCTTCCATTCATGAGAATTGAAGTCTTATTTACACTTATCACATCTGGTTGATGCACTTTGCCCAGACACACATCTCCAATGACAACCCAACCAAGGGGTAACTTCTGGCCATAAGGAAGTCCCTCTTCTCCAACACGTTGATCCAACACGTGGTGTGCAGTAACTAGATCCCTTCCGATCAGGAGTTCAATTTCAGCACCGTCATCAAGATCAGGTATGAAGGGTGCAATGTCACGAAGGTGCGTATAGTTATCTGCCACTGCAGGAGACGGTATTTCATGCCGATTGTTCGGAATGTCATTACACTCTATCAAACAAGGTAAACTTAGAGTACATGATCCATCAAACGATTGGACGAAATATCCAGATGCCTTGCGTCCTGAGGAAACAAACTTTCCGGCACATGaagataaaacatattcagtTTGCCCACCACACT
This region includes:
- the LOC136271020 gene encoding uncharacterized protein; amino-acid sequence: MESSKAPSIVPSVISGKSGSSQLTAVWMQHSANVEKAKARLKYAAEEAELIKQEAALKASRNLLTVKRELEEAESGLSAICKVLDFSQSATKSVESDHGSYKPPVSSKFHVLRYMDDNRDDHDDRKKFLDLSDLAAEVESVKCDPVFSTAFSYYDTSSGINEFVRKLPKRFREKWASECDRYKMNNHVSQVPFSVFTKFLSDLARVRNDPSLLFESFSTHTGHGNTHPAQQRSKSGLHNAYRQMAVSAKKTDVTTDVNSNIVSVKCPIHGTSSSHSLKDCMKFRGKTFKERKDYLFKNGYCLKCCGSRRHLRKNCKESVKCDMCGSTEHVTILHPEPESRSEHEGEQPRVSHEGESLHLGTYCTEVCGTKYSTSKSCAKIVPVYVYPVGEQYRARKVYCMIDDQSNKSLATSAFFDAFRECGGQTEYVLSSCAGKFVSSGRKASGYFVQSFDGSCTLSLPCLIECNDIPNNRHEIPSPAVADNYTHLRDIAPFIPDLDDGAEIELLIGRDLVTAHHVLDQRVGEEGLPYGQKLPLGWVVIGDVCLGKVHQPDVISVNKTSILMNGRSTYLQPCECEFIVEEEPIFQRIPGDEKPGLSIEDRKFLHIMDAGFQRTSDGKWQAPLPFRHCRPVLPDNRSLALRRARSLDISLRCNHLKYEQVKEFMERLLMNQHAELAPELPMSVERWYLPMFAVYHPKKPDSVRIVFDSSAKFQDVSLNSVLFQGPDLCNSLLGVLLRFRREKIAVTMDVEQMFHNFKVPEDQRRYLRFLWHMDSDLDQPLVDFQMTVHVFGNSPSPAVATFGLRRAVEGSPEDVRDLVCNNFYVDDGLLSCATEEEAISLVHRTKEALQDGGNIRLHKFCSNSRRVLDSFAPEDLAKNLKNLDFVSNTLPVQRSLGLLWNTEMDEFTFKVNTVEKAYTRRGLLSTINSVYDPIGFAQPVVIRGKLLLREMMSVTTNTDWDEPLPAFLHDEWSSWVDSLSHLESFCVPRSYSSSFVNATRREVLVFCDASKDIIAAVAYLKLQENETSSISFLLGKAKVAPAHGHTIPRLELCAAVLATEIAEIVRDQLNIPPQDFHFFSDSQIVLGYISNESRRFYVYVGNRVARIRLFSMPTQWKFVQSELNPADVATRPVHPSMLQDTSWICGPTSPLSAPIEHFELVDPGCDMEIRPLLISNKTDIIDVAQSNHETKPPTCQTEVFSERFTRFSKWDRLIRSVARLKFMIRQSQKNIDNLPDSPSDSELLKESERSIIASVQRDVFSTEFRCIEKCLDIPHSSTIRSLCPKIGADGLLRVGGRLNNVSVDVLNDNMRNPIILPKNHHVSYLIIRHLHQKVFHQGRLFTEGAVRSAGFWVVNSKRMTSSVIRTCVVCRKLRGQPGWQHMADLPEDRCEPCPPFSYVGVDTFGPWPVVHRKTRGGSSNQKRWAILFTCLVTRAIHIEVIDELTSAAFINALRRFIAIRGQVTQFRSERGTNFVGAVSDLSINAEFIENGPVSKFLSDSRIVWKFNPPHAPHMGGAWERLIGVSKRVLNAMLLDHQQRDITHDVLTTLMAEVCAIVNNRPLTDVSSDPEAPTLLTPSMLLTMKTKHDVQPFPSFGSKDALKSTWKRVQVMADEFWHRWKTEYLHNLQYRRKWQGHAVDLKHGDLVLLIEDDSPRNEWPTGIIQRTFPSQDGKVRKAEVAVFKDNKRVTYVRPVTRLITLLETQIDILCT